The following are from one region of the Cinclus cinclus chromosome 7, bCinCin1.1, whole genome shotgun sequence genome:
- the EGR2 gene encoding E3 SUMO-protein ligase EGR2, with protein sequence MMTAKAVDKIPVTLGGFVHQLPEGIYPADDISAALPTSVAIFPNADLAGPFDQMSGVAGDGMINVDMGDKRALDLPYGGGFAPNAPASRNQTFTYMGKFSIDPQYPGAGCYPEGIINIVSAGILQGVSTPSSAASSAASSASSAVSSATAASATSPNPLAGPLGCTMAQGQPADLEHLYSPPPYSGCGDLYPQDPSSAFLPAAGGGALPFPPPPSYPSPKAATADGGLFTMIPEYGGFFPPPQCQRELHAGPERKPFPCPLDSLRVPPPLTPLSTIRNFTMGAPPAGAAPGSAPGSGSGGGEGAGARLPAGAYSPHHLPLRPILRPRKYPNRPSKTPVHERPYPCPAEGCDRRFSRSDELTRHIRIHTGHKPFQCRICMRNFSRSDHLTTHIRTHTGEKPFACDFCGRKFARSDERKRHTKIHLRQKERKGAAAGGCPQSAGGSGTAALAPCAARTRTP encoded by the exons ATGATGACCGCCAAGGCGGTAGACAAGATCCCGGTGACCCTCGGTGGGTTCGTGCACCAGCTCCCCGAGGGCATTTACCCCGCGGATGACATCTCCGCCGCGCTGCCAACTTCGGTCGCGATCTTCCCCAATGCCGACCTGGCAGGGCCGTTCGACCAGATGAGCGGTGTGGCAGGAG ACGGCATGATCAACGTGGACATGGGAGACAAGCGGGCCCTGGACCTGCCCTACGGCGGCGGCTTCGCGCCCAACGCCCCGGCTTCCCGCAATCAGACCTTCACCTACATGGGCAAATTCTCCATCGACCCGCAGTACCCTGGCGCCGGTTGCTACCCCGAGGGCATCATCAACATCGTGAGCGCGGGGATCCTGCAGGGGGTCAGCACGCCCTCCTCCGCCGCCTCCTCCGCCGCCTCCTCCGCCTCCTCCGCCGTCTCCTCGGCCACCGCCGCCTCCGCCACCTCCCCCAACCCGCTGGCCGGGCCCCTCGGCTGCACCATGGCACAGGGCCAGCCAGCCGACCTGGAGCATCTCTACTCGCCGCCGCCCTACTCGGGCTGCGGTGACCTGTACCCTCAAGACCCCTCCTCGGCTTTCCTGCCCGCCGCCGGCGGCGGGGCATTGCCTTTTCCCCCACCGCCCTCCTACCCGTCACCGAAGGCGGCGACGGCCGACGGCGGGCTCTTCACCATGATCCCCGAGTACGGCGGCTTCTTCCCGCCGCCTCAGTGCCAGCGGGAGCTCCACGCCGGCCCCGAACGCAagcccttcccctgcccccTCGACTCGCTCCGCGTCCCGCCGCCCCTCACGCCGCTTTCCACCATCCGCAACTTCACGATGGGGGCGCCCCCGGCGGGCGCCGCCCCCGGCAGCGCTcccggcagcggcagcggcggAGGCGAGGGTGCGGGCGCCCGGCTGCCCGCCGGCGCCTACAGCCCGCACCATTTGCCGCTGCGGCCCATTCTGCGGCCCCGCAAGTACCCTAATCGGCCCAGCAAGACGCCGGTCCACGAGCGGCCCTACCCGTGCCCCGCCGAGGGTTGCGACCGCCGCTTCTCCCGCTCCGACGAGCTCACCCGGCACATCCGCATCCACACGGGCCACAAGCCCTTCCAGTGCCGTATCTGCATGCGGAACTTCAGCCGCAGCGACCACCTCACCACCCACATCCGCACGCACACCGGCGAGAAACCCTTCGCCTGCGACTTCTGCGGCAGGAAGTTCGCCCGCTCCGACGAGAGGAAGCGGCACACCAAGATTCACCTGCGCCAGAAGGAACGGAAAGGAGCCGCCGCCGGCGGATGCCCGCAATCCGCCGGCGGGAGCGGCACCGCCGCCCTGGCCCCCTGCGCGGCGCGGACGCGGACGCCCTGA